Proteins encoded within one genomic window of Methanosarcina barkeri str. Wiesmoor:
- a CDS encoding metallophosphoesterase: MIGIISDSHDNMNAIRKSVEFFNEKKVKAVLHAGDLISPFTAGAFKDLESKLYFVFGNNDGDKVTLTKRFEEIGAISCGNFGDLTIDGLHIGLLHGTNEVLVKALARSGEFDVVVRGHTHDPGVKIIEGVPVINPGEASGVLSGKQTVAILEIANLNVEIMQLELD; this comes from the coding sequence TTGATTGGAATTATTTCGGACTCACACGATAACATGAATGCTATCCGGAAGTCAGTAGAGTTTTTTAATGAAAAAAAAGTAAAAGCAGTGCTGCATGCTGGAGATCTCATTTCTCCGTTTACCGCGGGAGCCTTTAAGGATTTGGAGTCAAAACTTTACTTTGTATTTGGAAACAATGATGGAGATAAAGTGACGCTTACGAAGCGGTTTGAAGAAATCGGAGCTATTTCCTGTGGGAACTTTGGAGACCTGACAATTGATGGACTGCATATTGGCCTTCTGCACGGGACAAATGAAGTCCTGGTTAAAGCGCTTGCCAGATCAGGGGAATTTGACGTGGTAGTCCGGGGCCATACTCATGATCCGGGTGTCAAAATCATTGAAGGGGTTCCTGTGATAAATCCAGGGGAAGCCTCAGGTGTGCTTTCAGGAAAGCAAACAGTTGCCATTCTTGAAATAGCAAACCTTAACGTTGAGATAATGCAGCTTGAGCTGGACTAA
- the queC gene encoding 7-cyano-7-deazaguanine synthase QueC, with the protein MKAITLLSSGLDSVAALAIAAEDFDIEMAITFDYGQRAREREIEYSRKVCEYFGIEHRVIKLDWLSEITSTSLVNRDVEVPSLSFEDIGEAAPAEITDASAKAVWVPNRNGVMLNIAGSFAESRECEYLVVGFNGEEAGTFPDNSLDYVKAMDRAFFYSTQNGVKILAPLIELGKTEIVRRALEAKAPLEYSWSCYRGEEIPCGECESCVRRARAFKNAGVKDPLLERLGI; encoded by the coding sequence ATGAAGGCTATAACCCTCCTGAGCAGCGGGCTTGATTCAGTTGCAGCGCTCGCAATCGCAGCGGAAGATTTTGACATTGAAATGGCTATTACCTTTGATTATGGGCAGAGAGCCAGAGAGAGGGAAATTGAGTACTCACGAAAGGTATGCGAATATTTCGGAATTGAGCACAGGGTTATAAAACTGGACTGGCTTTCGGAAATAACATCCACCTCTCTCGTTAACAGGGATGTTGAAGTCCCATCTTTATCGTTTGAGGACATTGGCGAAGCGGCCCCTGCAGAAATCACAGACGCTTCAGCAAAAGCTGTCTGGGTCCCTAACAGAAATGGGGTGATGCTCAATATAGCAGGAAGCTTTGCCGAAAGCAGGGAATGTGAGTATCTCGTAGTGGGTTTTAACGGGGAAGAGGCAGGCACTTTCCCTGACAATTCCCTTGACTACGTGAAGGCAATGGACAGGGCTTTTTTCTATTCCACTCAAAACGGGGTAAAAATACTGGCTCCTCTGATTGAACTTGGGAAAACGGAAATAGTCAGAAGGGCTCTGGAAGCAAAAGCTCCTCTTGAGTACAGCTGGAGCTGCTATCGCGGAGAAGAAATTCCCTGCGGAGAATGCGAAAGCTGCGTGCGCAGGGCACGTGCGTTTAAAAACGCAGGTGTAAAAGATCCTCTTCTGGAAAGACTTGGAATTTGA
- a CDS encoding DUF366 family protein — MKCIVLPEKFDYDGSQISSLWAYNSFGVQEDSVVVFRGACDVKIEHMIDLEDRRANESIWSEDMVSFIIEHFDSTDLKLIYARQRFFTALVREYLADLGVHATREGDDLFLKGKKLTVSIASTSAVSQKIHFGINVSHDVYGNLKDAGIGEDKQVESFMQAVGEAYVREFEDIEKDLRKSRPLGAI, encoded by the coding sequence ATGAAATGCATTGTTTTACCTGAGAAATTTGATTATGACGGGAGCCAGATTTCCTCTCTATGGGCCTACAACAGTTTTGGAGTTCAGGAAGACTCGGTTGTAGTTTTCAGAGGAGCCTGCGACGTAAAAATCGAGCACATGATCGACCTGGAAGACCGACGGGCAAATGAATCTATTTGGTCCGAAGATATGGTGAGTTTCATTATCGAACATTTTGATTCTACGGATCTGAAACTTATCTATGCACGGCAGCGTTTTTTCACAGCTCTTGTAAGAGAATACCTTGCAGATCTCGGTGTGCATGCAACACGGGAAGGAGATGACCTTTTCCTGAAAGGAAAGAAACTGACAGTTTCGATTGCCAGTACCTCGGCAGTTTCCCAGAAGATCCATTTCGGCATCAACGTCTCTCACGATGTATATGGAAATCTGAAAGATGCAGGGATAGGAGAAGACAAACAGGTTGAAAGCTTTATGCAGGCAGTAGGAGAAGCCTATGTCCGCGAATTTGAGGATATAGAAAAGGACCTGAGAAAGTCCAGACCTCTGGGGGCTATATAA
- a CDS encoding 7-carboxy-7-deazaguanine synthase QueE, with translation MAASDSVSAPIREVFCSVQGEGPYVGARQAFVRFSGCNLNCNYCDTDFSNPGTCNYEQVEGSGIFEKIKNPVSISQLESMIRPFNKLHSVSLTGGEPLMHADFIEKLNLTSPLYLESNMTLPEQARKLTEKVAYVSGDFKLPDSLRGIGAEARETHMENTVECFKLLRKNHSRDCFCKIVVDSSTELETVTPAVESIAPYVSCVILQPETPIGRDVTNPRPSRSIQASVQNIMELQKSLLEIIDTRVIPQTHRMWGCL, from the coding sequence ATGGCAGCTTCTGACTCTGTTTCTGCTCCGATAAGGGAGGTCTTTTGCTCTGTGCAGGGCGAAGGACCATATGTTGGAGCAAGGCAGGCTTTTGTCCGCTTTTCTGGCTGTAATCTCAATTGCAATTACTGTGATACGGATTTTTCAAACCCCGGAACTTGTAACTATGAGCAGGTGGAAGGGAGCGGAATTTTTGAGAAAATCAAAAATCCTGTGAGTATCAGCCAGCTGGAATCTATGATACGGCCTTTCAATAAGCTCCATTCAGTTTCCCTGACAGGAGGAGAACCCCTCATGCATGCGGATTTTATAGAAAAATTGAATCTGACTTCGCCGCTTTACCTTGAGTCCAATATGACCTTGCCTGAGCAGGCCAGAAAACTGACTGAAAAGGTTGCTTATGTGTCCGGAGACTTCAAACTTCCCGACTCACTCCGGGGTATTGGGGCTGAAGCCCGGGAAACCCATATGGAGAATACAGTTGAGTGCTTCAAGCTCCTGAGAAAAAACCACTCAAGGGATTGTTTTTGCAAGATTGTTGTAGATAGCAGCACGGAATTAGAAACTGTAACTCCGGCTGTAGAGTCTATAGCACCTTATGTATCCTGTGTGATACTCCAGCCTGAAACCCCTATTGGACGTGACGTGACAAATCCGCGACCTTCGCGATCTATACAGGCATCCGTCCAGAATATAATGGAACTGCAGAAAAGTCTGCTTGAAATTATAGATACACGAGTTATCCCCCAGACTCACAGGATGTGGGGTTGTTTATAA
- the queD gene encoding 6-carboxytetrahydropterin synthase QueD, translated as MTKMRLGVIDYIDSAHYLPGHGKCGRVHGHTYKIEVLVEGEVRENGMVIDFYDLKKGIKETLEEYDHILLNEILEFPSSEHLCQHIHSRLYKRFGFPLQVRVWEGEGKWCEMDNFSE; from the coding sequence ATGACAAAAATGAGATTGGGAGTTATTGACTATATTGATAGTGCCCATTACCTTCCTGGACATGGAAAATGTGGAAGAGTACACGGTCACACTTATAAAATTGAGGTCTTGGTAGAAGGGGAAGTCAGGGAAAATGGAATGGTTATCGACTTTTACGATCTGAAGAAAGGAATTAAAGAAACTCTTGAAGAATATGACCATATCCTATTAAATGAAATCCTTGAATTTCCAAGTTCCGAACATCTCTGCCAGCACATTCACTCCCGACTCTACAAGAGATTTGGCTTTCCCCTTCAGGTAAGGGTCTGGGAAGGGGAAGGCAAATGGTGTGAAATGGATAATTTCTCGGAATGA
- the nifB gene encoding nitrogenase cofactor biosynthesis protein NifB — MPEDNPINDINRPEFDEGLLRKIAEHPCYDRKAQHKYGRIHLAVAPSCNIQCNFCVREFDCVNESRPGVTSKVLTPQEALEKTRQIIKDYPFIKVVGIAGPGDPLDNKETFETFELIKNEFPDLTLCMSTNGLMLPEKLEDILRVGVSTLTVTINAIDPEIQAKIVDHVVYHGKIYKGIEGARIQIKNQLEGVKAAVDAGIVVKVNTVLVPGINDKHVVEIAKKLNELGVYIMNIMPLISQGAFANTEPPTAEERKAAQQACEPYVLQMRHCRQCRADAYGLLSQDMSQMSEERRKLIKIQTKEDIERARKILKENGEQEA; from the coding sequence TTGCCAGAAGACAATCCTATAAATGACATAAATCGCCCTGAATTTGACGAAGGGCTCCTGAGAAAAATTGCCGAACATCCCTGCTACGACAGGAAAGCCCAGCATAAGTATGGGAGAATTCACCTGGCTGTGGCTCCTTCATGCAATATCCAGTGTAATTTCTGCGTCAGGGAATTTGACTGCGTAAACGAGAGCCGCCCAGGAGTTACGAGTAAGGTTCTTACTCCACAGGAAGCCCTTGAAAAGACAAGGCAGATCATAAAAGATTATCCCTTTATCAAGGTTGTCGGAATTGCAGGCCCGGGTGATCCCCTGGACAATAAAGAGACCTTTGAAACCTTTGAGCTGATCAAAAACGAATTTCCTGATCTCACACTCTGTATGAGTACAAACGGGCTCATGCTTCCCGAAAAGCTGGAGGATATTCTGCGCGTAGGAGTTTCTACATTAACGGTAACAATAAATGCGATCGACCCTGAAATTCAGGCAAAAATCGTGGACCATGTAGTTTATCACGGAAAGATCTACAAAGGAATCGAAGGCGCAAGAATCCAGATAAAGAACCAGCTTGAGGGCGTTAAAGCGGCTGTAGATGCGGGCATTGTTGTCAAGGTAAACACCGTACTTGTCCCGGGCATTAATGATAAACATGTGGTTGAGATTGCCAAAAAACTCAACGAACTTGGGGTCTACATCATGAATATCATGCCTCTTATTAGCCAGGGAGCTTTTGCAAACACTGAACCGCCTACCGCAGAAGAAAGAAAAGCTGCCCAGCAGGCGTGTGAACCTTACGTCTTGCAGATGCGCCATTGCAGGCAGTGTAGAGCTGATGCGTATGGACTCCTTTCTCAGGACATGTCGCAGATGAGCGAAGAGCGCAGAAAGCTCATAAAAATCCAGACAAAAGAGGATATCGAAAGAGCAAGAAAAATCCTTAAGGAAAATGGGGAGCAGGAAGCCTGA
- a CDS encoding 4Fe-4S binding protein yields the protein MVAKVNADSCTGCGTCVDECPAAAISLNDNDIAVVDENECLDCGACEDACPNNAITIE from the coding sequence ATGGTAGCAAAAGTTAATGCCGATTCCTGTACAGGCTGTGGAACTTGTGTAGATGAATGTCCAGCAGCTGCAATCTCTCTCAACGACAACGATATTGCAGTTGTCGATGAAAATGAGTGCCTTGATTGTGGTGCATGCGAAGATGCCTGCCCGAACAACGCAATCACAATCGAGTAA
- a CDS encoding methanogenesis marker 2 protein produces the protein MNLEELAARIKNFEGVTRKKQIEDIVSVFEAVRPEYQNAIVDFGDDAAVIDIGGDDVILFAADGIWGRLLDASPWWAGYGAVVVNVNDIAAMGGKPLAMVDIASSSSETACKELMEGLAEGVRKFGVPLVGGHVHPDTDYNSISVAIIGIVKKDCVIRSDTARSGDLVIAAYDMDGKIGPNSPYSWDTTSFKDPAVLRKSYLVTQEIAKRKLATAGKDISNPGLIGTLGMLCETSRVGASVDLEKVPRAKNVDFEQWLKVHPGTGYVFTADPEKAEECRKVFEEAGLTAAIIGKIEAGLKLDIHDKTGRVTVFDFSRESITGICSE, from the coding sequence TTGAACCTGGAAGAGCTCGCAGCAAGGATAAAAAACTTCGAAGGGGTTACCCGAAAAAAACAGATTGAGGACATTGTTTCAGTTTTCGAAGCCGTTCGTCCTGAGTATCAGAACGCGATCGTTGATTTTGGAGACGATGCGGCAGTTATTGACATAGGAGGAGATGATGTTATCCTCTTTGCAGCAGATGGAATCTGGGGAAGGTTACTGGATGCCAGTCCCTGGTGGGCAGGTTATGGAGCTGTAGTTGTTAACGTAAACGATATCGCAGCAATGGGGGGAAAGCCTCTTGCTATGGTAGATATTGCTTCTTCAAGCTCCGAGACAGCCTGTAAGGAACTCATGGAAGGCCTGGCTGAAGGAGTTCGAAAATTCGGGGTTCCGCTTGTAGGTGGGCACGTTCATCCTGATACTGATTATAACTCTATTTCAGTTGCTATTATCGGGATAGTGAAGAAAGATTGTGTAATCCGGAGCGACACTGCCCGGTCCGGAGACCTGGTTATTGCAGCTTACGATATGGACGGAAAAATAGGGCCAAATTCCCCTTATAGCTGGGATACAACATCTTTTAAAGATCCGGCAGTGCTCAGGAAGAGCTATCTAGTAACCCAGGAAATTGCAAAACGAAAACTTGCTACAGCAGGAAAAGACATAAGCAACCCAGGGCTTATAGGGACACTTGGCATGCTCTGTGAAACAAGCAGAGTTGGTGCATCTGTAGACCTTGAAAAAGTCCCGAGGGCCAAAAACGTGGATTTTGAGCAGTGGCTAAAAGTGCATCCCGGAACAGGATATGTGTTTACTGCAGATCCGGAAAAGGCAGAAGAATGCAGAAAGGTCTTTGAAGAAGCCGGGCTTACGGCTGCTATTATCGGAAAAATCGAGGCAGGATTAAAACTCGATATTCATGATAAAACAGGTAGAGTTACAGTATTTGATTTTTCAAGGGAAAGCATTACAGGCATCTGTTCCGAATAA
- a CDS encoding DUF5611 family protein: protein MQKYKLKRGFKPDIDRIYSVMAECFPGEISRNEGVLETSYGAMSKIQVRIENKMLSVDTVSDDTVTDDETVLQTNKAFRDFLYKATGYTAKERVKNAKKEVSGK from the coding sequence ATGCAGAAGTATAAATTGAAGCGCGGTTTTAAGCCTGATATTGACAGGATTTATTCTGTAATGGCGGAGTGTTTTCCAGGGGAGATTTCCAGAAATGAAGGAGTCCTTGAAACTTCCTATGGTGCTATGTCAAAGATACAAGTCCGGATTGAAAATAAAATGCTCTCTGTGGACACGGTTTCCGATGACACCGTAACTGATGATGAAACTGTCCTGCAGACCAATAAGGCCTTCCGGGATTTCCTGTATAAGGCTACCGGCTACACAGCAAAAGAGCGAGTAAAAAATGCCAAGAAAGAAGTCAGTGGGAAGTAA
- a CDS encoding chorismate pyruvate-lyase family protein → MSGDFLEKLKSFEIPTCLRVCCGTDGSVTFLLEIMTRKPVSVITESQYTIKADKTIAALLGVEEGSEVNDRIVRLSAGGTTFVHARSLSPLERMPDTMKEQLMRADIPIGRILRSHNLETRRDMAELEILEGEPTFGGIPILSRSYKIVHNNHVLMWINERFPIDERWNL, encoded by the coding sequence TTGAGTGGCGATTTTCTGGAAAAACTGAAGAGCTTTGAGATTCCCACCTGCCTGCGGGTCTGCTGCGGAACCGACGGTTCGGTGACCTTTCTGCTGGAAATAATGACACGAAAGCCGGTAAGTGTAATAACTGAGTCCCAGTATACCATTAAGGCTGACAAAACGATTGCTGCCCTTCTGGGCGTGGAAGAAGGCAGCGAGGTAAACGATAGAATAGTCAGGCTCTCTGCAGGGGGCACAACCTTTGTCCATGCAAGGTCCCTCTCTCCGCTGGAACGCATGCCTGATACCATGAAGGAACAGCTCATGAGGGCAGACATCCCTATCGGCCGGATCCTGCGCAGCCATAACCTTGAAACCAGGCGCGATATGGCTGAACTTGAAATCCTGGAAGGAGAACCAACTTTTGGTGGCATACCTATCCTTTCCCGTTCCTACAAAATAGTCCACAACAACCACGTCCTTATGTGGATTAACGAGCGCTTCCCTATCGATGAGCGCTGGAATTTATAA
- a CDS encoding tyrosine-type recombinase/integrase, protein MSIYDHDKALNAVENRVEQANYCADNIKLIFKFENYFFANGLSNVQVLKYLSHLNVIAGWTDTSFSSMELEEVQAIVARIERSDWAEWTKHDYKLTVKRLFTWLGMEEKIKWIRISMKMNSSKLPEELISEDEIKRMIEAAEHPRNKAIVAVLYDTGARIGEMGSLKIKLLSLTNMVPS, encoded by the coding sequence ATGAGCATATATGATCATGATAAGGCTTTAAACGCAGTAGAAAATAGGGTAGAGCAGGCAAATTACTGTGCTGACAATATAAAGCTGATTTTTAAATTTGAGAATTACTTTTTTGCCAATGGCTTATCCAATGTTCAGGTTTTGAAATACTTGTCACATCTTAACGTGATTGCAGGATGGACAGATACCAGCTTTTCGTCGATGGAGCTTGAAGAAGTTCAGGCTATTGTTGCAAGGATTGAACGTTCAGATTGGGCTGAATGGACAAAACACGACTATAAGCTTACCGTAAAACGTCTTTTTACATGGCTTGGTATGGAAGAGAAAATCAAATGGATTAGAATTTCCATGAAGATGAACTCTTCCAAGTTGCCTGAAGAACTTATTTCAGAAGACGAAATTAAGCGAATGATCGAGGCTGCCGAGCACCCGCGGAATAAAGCAATTGTAGCAGTTCTCTATGATACAGGAGCACGTATTGGTGAGATGGGTTCGCTTAAGATTAAGCTATTGTCTTTGACCAATATGGTGCCATCCTGA
- a CDS encoding pentapeptide repeat-containing protein, which yields MKFRSLTFFLLLSILALLLLSTTVQAAEYREVNTKVKAEDILKNIESGKDIYLENCRIVGELNLSNVELKKVSKYNRIPWYYYEEDPDPTDSEEGVVEGNITFINCSFDSDLDFSKALFSRSVLFHEVNCSSNATFGASFFNGTSNFYKTTFNRTSNFTSTNFNDNANFSFTTFRGQTSFKGADFNDTAYFNKVIFGSNSNEITDFCDVGFRHSVYFEETTFNDITNFDSTLFDGFASFQGSIFNNTTSFNEANFHDFTSFQGSIFNNTTSFNETNFHDFASFERSTSKVGSTSAVDTYFNMDSFDGTISFKNVIFKGTSEFLNASFDSPTEFTSVLFNNDALFQGVKFNDRVKFTLVKFQSSTDFSDVAFNDISSFYGVSFKGPTYFGNGTWGYSTHSTTFKYCNFYEVTFNNNADFVGPYSPRNIYSDGESSQTFIEYYKRFGKYDEADTIYYNYRDSSLKHKLIYAAKSKSIYDTPLLIDFLTLITCGYGVRPLNSLYFGMIMTFLFSIIYAKGPTISLVSTSTETTPIKFRFQGPGIVRTDASENQHQKVSFWDALNFSITTFIFMSHNNWDAKDNFRKWATLEGVIGWITLAIFMATLTNVLIRT from the coding sequence ATGAAATTTAGATCTTTGACCTTTTTTCTCCTGTTGTCAATTTTGGCACTTCTCTTGCTGTCAACGACAGTTCAGGCAGCTGAATACAGAGAAGTTAATACCAAAGTTAAAGCAGAGGATATCCTGAAAAATATAGAGAGTGGGAAAGATATATACCTTGAAAATTGTCGTATAGTCGGTGAACTCAATTTAAGTAATGTTGAACTTAAAAAGGTCTCTAAATATAATCGGATACCTTGGTACTATTACGAAGAGGACCCTGATCCAACTGATAGTGAAGAAGGAGTTGTTGAAGGCAACATCACATTCATTAACTGTAGTTTTGATAGTGACCTCGATTTCTCAAAAGCTCTATTTAGTAGATCTGTTTTATTTCATGAAGTAAATTGTTCTTCCAATGCTACTTTCGGAGCATCCTTTTTTAATGGAACTTCCAACTTTTATAAGACAACTTTTAATAGAACCTCAAATTTCACCTCTACGAATTTTAATGATAATGCAAACTTTTCTTTTACAACATTTAGAGGTCAAACATCCTTCAAGGGAGCGGATTTTAATGATACAGCCTACTTCAATAAAGTCATTTTTGGAAGTAATAGTAATGAAATAACTGACTTCTGCGATGTGGGTTTTCGCCATTCTGTCTATTTTGAGGAAACAACTTTTAACGATATTACTAACTTTGATAGTACTTTATTTGATGGTTTTGCCAGTTTTCAAGGGTCGATATTTAACAATACGACCTCCTTCAATGAAGCTAATTTTCATGATTTTACCAGTTTTCAAGGGTCGATATTTAACAATACGACCTCCTTCAATGAGACTAATTTTCATGATTTTGCCAGTTTTGAAAGGTCAACTTCTAAAGTAGGGTCAACTTCTGCAGTAGATACTTATTTCAATATGGACTCTTTTGATGGTACTATCAGCTTCAAAAATGTGATTTTTAAAGGCACTTCCGAGTTCTTGAACGCTTCTTTTGATAGTCCTACAGAATTTACTAGTGTACTTTTTAATAATGATGCATTATTCCAAGGTGTAAAGTTCAATGATCGTGTCAAATTTACTCTTGTAAAATTTCAAAGTTCTACAGATTTCTCAGATGTGGCTTTTAATGATATTAGCAGCTTTTACGGAGTAAGTTTTAAAGGTCCTACCTATTTCGGAAATGGAACTTGGGGGTATTCCACCCATAGTACAACTTTTAAATATTGTAACTTTTATGAAGTTACTTTCAATAATAATGCCGACTTTGTGGGACCTTACTCACCTCGAAATATATATTCAGATGGAGAAAGTAGTCAGACATTTATTGAATATTACAAAAGATTCGGGAAATATGACGAAGCGGATACTATATATTATAACTACCGAGATTCATCTCTAAAACATAAATTAATTTACGCTGCAAAATCAAAATCTATCTATGATACCCCACTTTTGATAGACTTTCTTACTTTAATTACTTGTGGTTACGGTGTAAGACCTTTAAATTCACTCTATTTTGGAATGATTATGACTTTCTTATTTTCCATAATCTATGCAAAAGGTCCAACTATATCTTTGGTAAGTACTAGTACCGAAACAACGCCTATTAAATTTCGTTTTCAGGGACCAGGAATAGTGCGAACAGATGCTTCTGAAAATCAGCATCAGAAAGTTTCCTTTTGGGATGCTTTGAATTTTAGCATAACCACGTTCATTTTTATGAGTCATAATAACTGGGATGCTAAAGATAACTTCAGGAAATGGGCTACCCTTGAAGGAGTTATTGGTTGGATAACCCTTGCAATTTTTATGGCTACTCTTACCAATGTGCTGATAAGGACTTAA
- a CDS encoding class I SAM-dependent methyltransferase — MRVLTTILLKILGFFVLLQIALRIIKRFYACSPPAFVGPFLDSDFRRKLQSPDKVIKRSGITEGMRILEVGCGSGAFTTFAAKASGIKGEVYALDIQPKMLLQLKKKLSRPENRDIKNIKLVEGDVHKLPFDDNSFDLVYTVTVLQELPDRNRALKEIKRVLKPGGILAVTEFLPDPDYPLKSTTIKLGEKAGFVLDKVEGNLWNYTVRFKAQKSM, encoded by the coding sequence ATGCGGGTACTTACAACGATTTTACTAAAAATTTTAGGTTTTTTTGTTTTATTGCAAATTGCATTAAGAATTATAAAAAGATTTTATGCATGTTCACCGCCAGCATTTGTGGGACCTTTTTTAGATAGCGATTTTAGAAGAAAATTGCAGTCTCCTGATAAAGTGATAAAACGAAGTGGGATAACAGAAGGAATGCGTATTCTGGAGGTTGGATGCGGAAGCGGAGCGTTTACAACTTTTGCTGCAAAGGCTAGTGGAATTAAAGGAGAAGTATACGCTCTTGATATTCAACCAAAAATGTTACTGCAGCTAAAGAAGAAACTATCCAGACCAGAAAACAGAGATATAAAAAATATCAAACTTGTAGAAGGAGATGTGCATAAACTGCCCTTTGATGACAATTCATTCGATTTGGTATATACGGTAACAGTTCTTCAGGAACTCCCAGACAGAAATAGGGCTTTAAAGGAGATAAAAAGAGTCCTAAAGCCCGGCGGAATTCTTGCAGTAACAGAGTTTTTACCTGATCCAGATTACCCGTTAAAATCTACTACTATTAAGTTAGGAGAAAAAGCTGGCTTTGTCCTGGATAAAGTTGAAGGAAATCTCTGGAATTATACTGTAAGATTTAAGGCACAGAAATCTATGTGA
- a CDS encoding SAM-dependent methyltransferase — MEIPENTEKEFNNMNKMFKEITGPGSKTAMAVLLVRYFESQKPEDERICYDPYAVYFINQEILEWGTRHPDEARIMQEQLDRFFPGRNNSIVARVRFFDDFVKKSIDEGIEQLVILGAGYDSRAYRIEGLEKIKTFEVDHPATQNIKMEKIRMIFGSLPDHVVYVPSDLETENFGQKLINMGYDRHIKTLFLMEGLLMYLQPEVVDEILSFIVKNSGKNSSILFDYFPQSAVDGSSKLETGRNIRNQVSQLGEPFKFGIKEGAIEAFLTQRGFTQACNVTIEDCKRVYFQGINENRIVDSLKSFVHAVVQ; from the coding sequence ATGGAAATACCTGAAAATACAGAGAAAGAGTTCAACAATATGAACAAAATGTTTAAGGAAATAACAGGACCAGGCAGCAAGACAGCCATGGCAGTTTTACTTGTCAGATACTTTGAATCGCAGAAGCCCGAAGACGAACGAATCTGTTATGACCCATATGCAGTCTATTTCATCAACCAGGAGATTCTGGAGTGGGGAACTCGCCATCCAGATGAAGCAAGAATAATGCAGGAGCAGCTGGACAGATTTTTTCCGGGAAGAAATAACTCAATCGTTGCTAGAGTCCGATTTTTTGACGATTTTGTGAAAAAATCAATCGATGAAGGTATCGAGCAACTGGTTATATTGGGTGCAGGATATGATTCACGGGCCTATCGGATTGAAGGATTGGAGAAGATCAAAACTTTTGAGGTAGATCATCCTGCTACACAAAATATAAAAATGGAAAAAATAAGAATGATCTTTGGCAGTTTGCCAGATCATGTTGTCTATGTTCCTTCCGATTTAGAAACCGAAAACTTTGGTCAAAAGTTGATAAATATGGGATATGACCGACACATTAAGACTCTCTTCTTAATGGAAGGGCTCTTAATGTACCTTCAGCCAGAGGTGGTAGATGAAATCCTATCCTTTATTGTAAAGAACTCAGGTAAGAACAGTAGTATTCTCTTTGATTATTTTCCTCAGTCTGCAGTTGATGGAAGTTCTAAGCTTGAGACGGGGAGGAATATTCGGAATCAAGTGTCACAGTTGGGAGAACCTTTTAAGTTTGGTATAAAGGAAGGAGCAATTGAGGCATTCCTTACGCAGCGTGGATTTACACAAGCATGCAATGTAACCATTGAAGATTGTAAAAGAGTCTATTTTCAAGGAATAAATGAAAACAGAATAGTTGATAGCCTGAAGTCGTTCGTCCACGCCGTTGTTCAATAA
- a CDS encoding Fur family transcriptional regulator: MKPTEKADMKYTNQRVEILAFLREHDGHPTVDEVYDGVRKKLTRISKATVYKNLRFLTEKGLLEEVNVKGVSRFEANFIPHHHLICRECGRMEDFDSEQLLDYSMKIAEEIEGFTIVSTSTNFYGICKMCEASKKPKEFKEPKESKEPKESEET; encoded by the coding sequence ATGAAGCCCACAGAGAAAGCTGACATGAAATACACAAATCAGAGAGTCGAAATACTTGCTTTCCTGCGCGAACATGATGGTCATCCCACTGTAGATGAAGTTTATGATGGGGTTAGAAAAAAACTGACGCGTATAAGCAAGGCTACCGTATATAAAAATCTCAGATTCCTTACGGAGAAAGGGTTACTGGAGGAGGTGAATGTAAAAGGGGTCTCAAGATTTGAAGCTAATTTCATTCCACACCACCATCTAATCTGCCGGGAGTGTGGAAGGATGGAGGATTTCGATTCAGAACAATTGTTGGATTACTCGATGAAGATAGCTGAGGAAATAGAAGGATTTACTATTGTTTCAACGAGCACTAACTTTTATGGTATCTGTAAAATGTGTGAGGCGTCTAAGAAACCTAAGGAGTTTAAGGAGCCTAAGGAGTCTAAGGAGCCTAAGGAGTCTGAGGAAACATAA